In one Yarrowia lipolytica chromosome 1A, complete sequence genomic region, the following are encoded:
- a CDS encoding uncharacterized protein (Compare to YALI0A10362g, weakly similar to uniprot|BAB27251 Mus musculus 13 days embryo liver cDNA) — protein sequence MSVNILQDGPLPGEPPKGLAEESHTSTDNLWSEFNNFRADPVFFFRDLGRHARSKEWRAYDDYIGQPLFYEGHVEEIADATLNNKAVTNRIEQLADLRVAKEAEDRNMSESDKKARKAELEKQLQTVARQNFEAMTCRFEHKSVVKTVYYLTKQIFGRTYHQGLHVNLQEIEMLKARQRVLQEKKESIFFMPCHKSHLDYIALQALCFRVGISMPIIVAGDNLNFTGVGPILRNLGAFFIRRSFNDDKLYGSVIQAYITTLLQKGYNMECFIEGTRSRTGKLLPPKFGIIKYVLDAILSGAVSDTWICPVSTQYDKVVETESYVRELLGKEKEKENLFAFLSAGSIVNLKLGRIDVRFAEPWSVKEFAFDMINKECVRVGVQASTVDAKNLPAPIHQRILRSVGYKVLNDINKVAIIMPTSLIGTVLLTLKGSGISRGDLIRRVDWLIKTIKLQGGRVGSFGAKTEDIVDNGLTVLGPQLVSVESKGLIEPIYSAKDTFQLSYYRNQVIHLFVSDAIVAVALHSLIKRYQNGKVLPRVNISDLIVQVQFLSKLFSGEFVYGIDGIQTNLEHTLASLQQMGVIECSPDLNVEQGVGHITITLEEIDRDRQTLEFFGFLLWPFADGYWLAALAMFALVPTEADYEERAKYLLTVPDSARITATKDPLTLWVQEKELINQAQVLGKSLYHQGQINYYESVNKEMLKDALTQFVAEGILLARRSSSGRSPLLVAINPDWLPSRAVRKLDAFNRLNTGLDTSTNVVQIGEITPAGKLYDFLEAISYGRRKVSQRNITDMRVIRMADDLAQKFTTRQLMSIDEASRPLDDALVKVSGGKGKKRGGKKNSKI from the coding sequence atgtCGGTCAACATTCTACAAGACGGTCCTCTTCCCGGAGAGCCGCCCAAGGGTCTCGCTGAGGAATCCCACACCTCCACAGACAACCTGTGGAGCGAATTTAACAACTTCCGAGCAGATCCCGTGTTCTTCTTCCGCGATCTAGGCCGACATGCTCGAAGTAAGGAATGGCGAGCCTACGACGACTACATTGGCCAGCCTCTGTTCTAtgaaggtcacgtggaggagatcgCCGACGCCAcgctcaacaacaaggctGTGACTAACCGAATCGAACAGCTGGCTGACTTGCGAGTGGCCAAGGAAGCAGAGGACCGCAACATGAGCGAGTCGGACAAGAAGGCCCGAAAGGCCGAGCTCgagaagcagctgcagaCCGTGGCCCGACAGAACTTTGAGGCCATGACCTGCCGGTTCGAGCACAAGTCGGTTGTCAAGACGGTCTACTACCTGACCAAGCAGATTTTCGGCCGAACCTACCACCAGGGTCTCCACGTCAACCTGCAGGAGATTGAGATGCTCAAGGCCAGGCAGCGGGTTCtgcaggagaagaaggagtccATTTTCTTCATGCCCTGCCACAAGTCCCATCTGGACTACATTGCTCTGCAGGCTCTGTGTTTCCGAGTCGGAATCTCCATGCCAATTATTGTTGCTGGAGACAATCTTAACTTTACCGGCGTGGGTCCCATTCTGCGAAACCTCGGCGCCTTTTTCATCCGACGGTCCTtcaacgacgacaagcTGTATGGCTCTGTCATCCAAGCTTATATCACCACCCTGCTCCAGAAGGGTTACAACATGGAGTGCTTCATCGAGGGTACCCGAAGTCGAACCGGAAAGCTTCTGCCTCCCAAGTTTGGTATCATCAAATATGTGCTTGACGCCATTCTGTCGGGAGCAGTCTCCGATACTTGGATCTGTCCTGTTTCTACCCAGTACGATAAGGTGGTCGAGACTGAGTCTTACGTTCGAGAGCTGCTTggaaaggagaaggagaaggagaatcTGTTTGCGTTCCTTTCCGCGGGCTCCATTGTCAACCTCAAGCTTGGACGAATCGATGTCCGATTTGCTGAGCCCTGGTCTGTCAAGGAGTTTGCCTTTGATATGATCAACAAGGAGTGTGTTCGAGTGGGTGTCCAGGCCTCCACCGTGGACGCAAAGAACCTGCCTGCTCCCATCCACCAGCGAATCCTCCGATCCGTTGGATACAAGGTTCTTAACGATATCAACAAGGTGGCCATCATTATGCCCACTTCTCTGATTGGTACCGTGCTGCTAACCCTCAAGGGATCTGGTATCTCTCGAGGCGACCTGATTCGACGTGTCGATTGGCTCatcaagaccatcaagctCCAGGGAGGCCGAGTTGGTTCGTTCGGAGCCAAGACTGAAGACATTGTCGATAACGGCCTGACCGTGCTGGGCCCCCAGCTTGTGTCTGTCGAGTCCAAGGGTCTCATTGAGCCCATTTACTCCGCCAAGGATACCTTCCAGCTGTCTTACTACAGAAACCAGGTCATTCATCTGTTTGTTTCTGATGCTATTGTCGCTGTGGCTCTGCATTCGCTCATCAAGCGATACCAGAACGGTAAGGTTCTGCCCCGTGTCAACATCTCCGATCTCATTGTTCAAGTGCAGTTCCTGTCAAAGCTGTTCTCTGGAGAGTTCGTCTATGGCATTGATGGTATTCAGACCAACCTGGAACACACCCTGGCTTCTCTGCAGCAGATGGGTGTCATCGAGTGCTCCCCCGACCTCAATGTTGAGCAGGGAGTCGGTCATATCACCATCACCctcgaggagattgaccGAGACCGACAGACTCTGGAGTTCTTCGGTTTCCTTCTCTGGCCTTTTGCTGATGGTTACTGgctggctgctctggccATGTTTGCCCTGGTGCCCACCGAGGCCGACTACGAGGAGCGGGCCAAGTACCTGCTCACCGTTCCTGACTCGGCTCGAATTACAGCCACTAAGGACCCTCTGACTCTGTGGGTGCAGGAAAAGGAGCTTATTAACCAGGCCCAGGTGCTTGGTAAGTCTCTGTACCACCAGGGCCAGATTAACTACTATGAGTCTGTCAATAAGGAGATGCTGAAGGATGCTCTGACCCAGTTTGTTGCTGAGGGTATCTTGCTTGCTCGGCGATCGTCTTCTGGTCGATCGCCTCTCCTGGTGGCCATTAATCCCGACTGGCTGCCCTCTCGAGCTGTTCGAAAGCTCGACGCCTTCAACAGACTGAACACTGGTCTGGACACCTCCACCAATGTGGTCCAGATTGGAGAGATCACTCCCGCTGGTAAGCTGTATGACTTCTTGGAGGCCATTTCGTACGGTCGACGAAAGGTGTCCCAGCGAAACATTACCGATATGCGAGTTATTCGAATGGCTGACGATCTTGCCCAGAAGTTTACCACTCGACAGCTCATGTCTATCGACGAGGCCTCGCGGCCATTGGACGATGCTCTTGTCAAGGTCTCTGGCGGTAAGGGCAAAAAGCGAGGCGGTAAGAAGAATTCCAAGATTTAG
- a CDS encoding uncharacterized protein (Compare to YALI0A10318g, no similarity), which yields MDWEGNEWADSEWTSAEPAKEEVLSAFKPLPKDSPTAVLTPEIDDIHAWGDVLEERSSPRPTSKDASDVRRNGGVETDEKPDLSESAAVGEATEQLQKMQLEESEVEDDTEEKEQNDTKLNALGLAPPISMSSISVDDPHWGSDVEAEPATVSGAEETTEAAGTTGVTEVTKEAVTETLSDLQPDLAVPVKPFSPVEVTEDEGWGKSDIAVKPVTPAAELQEGWGEPDSASKMASYNDTAAVEEAMKTEAPLPVVEDEGWGDGGDGGDGGDGGDWGDFEEGEGFDDPGPVTEATATPNVIPVTSVKKSAVPTTQLEFPQPLEELIVQLRGSDSADIEEVKTVTPILSYREKSRKLYNSLIRPNCQFIESKRASEDNVVKWTGSQFESTLKGEIRKLHENDSKNLKRVFKFGWSNGGTERSGSRGRPLSMPPPKNGEPAVQIPGLSRSSTMSRASTTSPAPPSGGLTRSSSLRERGRDMTRNKPPGLVQTAIAGAVGQRVVSSSPSMSPTMSPISPSAPHHHHHALSSVFGRSKSKTHSKSSSVSSITSPLDSPIDSPIDSPLGSPILTNLVPSLSPTLTGTPPSGPSRTGTPLSNAPPVAEDSFADFVSATPVASKNNSPISSPKIGSPVGSPFGSKVTSPKMSHPQISSPLAGNGNHDLMGLDLLGSNTNTATKSTQPTQPSNALDDFFGGSKPAGMKPAASPLDDIFGSKPVAHPAPNKPAQSPLDDFFSSTTKKPDPQPVKNSGASGYLGTADGQKSATTASATGNQLDDLFGSSTTPTTNAGNNMGIFGSGSTQPAHKGSDFDIFDDPKAKAIPKPAVASTDNGSEFDIFNAAPTKQTWQPPADPLKESSARLSGFEIFDKPSSTPSIQIDSSQAEDDEWGDFTDSVATTNRPRKNSYNSAARVSSNTHNVPSSEVAQSISQSSTQSLFDTTFLDSAMDKRHKSKSPSRSPIAPMKLAKKPVAFELDMGPLQPGSKYKQQSEDKLVNDIVNSLPNLDFMAFV from the coding sequence ATGGATTGGGAAGGAAACGAATGGGCTGACTCGGAATGGACGTCTGCTGAGCCGGCCAAGGAAGAAGTGCTCAGCGCTTTCAAGCCTCTTCCAAAGGACTCTCCGACAGCGGTGCTCACCCCTGAAATTGATGATATTCACGCCTGGGGCGACGTGTTGGAAGAGAGAAGTAGCCCTCGGCCTACCTCAAAGGATGCCAGTGATGTGCGGAGGAATGGAGGAGTTGAAACGGATGAGAAGCCTGATCTGTCAGAGTCTGCAGCTGTGGGTGAAGCAACTGAGCAGTTACAGAAGATGCAGCTGGAGGAATCagaggtggaggacgacacAGAGGAAAAGGAGCAGAATGATACAAAGCTCAATGCTCTAGGCCTAGCACCTCCGATCTCAATGTCTTCCATTTCGGTGGACGATCCCCACTGGGGTAGTGATGTTGAGGCGGAACCAGCGACAGTTAGTGGAGCGGAAGAAACTACAGAAGCTGCGGGAACTACGGGAGTCACAGAAGTCACTAAAGAGGCAGTTACTGAGACGTTATCTGATCTACAACCAGATTTGGCCGTGCCTGTAAAGCCGTTTTCGCCTGTGGAAGTGACGGAGGATGAAGGGTGGGGCAAGTCCGATATTGCAGTGAAGCCCGTTACTCCCGCGGCTGAACTGCAAGAAGGATGGGGAGAGCCAGATTCAGCTTCTAAAATGGCATCTTACAATgatactgctgctgtggaagaagcgATGAAGACAGAGGCTCCTCTTCCTGTCGTGGAGGATGAAGGGTGGGGcgatggaggagatggaggagatggaggagatggaggagactgGGGTGATTTCGAGGAGGGCGAAGGATTTGATGATCCTGGGCCTGTTACCGAGGCGACTGCCACACCGAATGTTATCCCAGTAACCTCAGTAAAGAAGTCTGCCGTTCCTACTACACAACTCGAATTTCCCCAACCTTTAGAAGAGTTGATCGTTCAATTGAGAGGATCTGACAGTGCCGATATCGAAGAGGTGAAAACCGTTACGCCTATCCTGTCGTACCGAGAAAAATCGCGAAAGCTGTACAACTCACTGATTCGCCCAAACTGTCAGTTCATCGAGTCCAAGCGAGCTAGCGAAGATAATGTGGTCAAGTGGACGGGATCCCAGTTTGAGAGTACCCTCAAGGGGGAGATCAGGAAGCTGCATGAGAATGACTCCAAAAATCTCAAGCGGGTGTTCAAGTTTGGCTGGAGCAATGGGGGTACGGAGAGATCTGGCTCCAGAGGAAGACCTCTCAGCATGCCTCCTCCAAAGAACGGTGAACCTGCTGTCCAAATCCCGGGTTTGTCTCGTTCCTCTACAATGTCTCGTGCCTCTACAACTTcccctgctcctccaaGCGGTGGGCTGACCAGATCTTCTTCGTTAAGGGAACGAGGAAGGGACATGACTCGAAACAAACCCCCTGGACTGGTTCAGACCGCCAttgctggagctgtcgGTCAGCGAGTGGTCTCGAGCTCACCCTCCATGTCTCCTACAATGTCCCCCATATCTCCTTCAGCGCcccaccatcatcatcatgcGCTGAGTAGTGTTTTTGGTCGGTCCAAGTCTAAGACTCACTCAAAGTCATCCTCGGTCAGTTCGATCACTTCTCCCTTGGACTCCCCGATCGACTCACCTATTGACTCACCTTTGGGATCACCCATCTTGACCAATCTCGTGCCCTCACTGTCTCCTACATTGACAGGAACCCCACCAAGTGGACCAAGTCGAACAGGGACTCCACTTAGTAATGCCCCTCCAGTGGCAGAAGATAGCTTTGCTGACTTCGTCTCCGCCACACCTGTTGCGTCTAAAAACAACTCTCCCATATCTTCCCCTAAAATTGGCTCTCCTGTTGGATCCCCCTTTGGATCCAAGGTGACCTCTCCGAAAATGTCCCATCCTCAGATCTCGTCTCCTTTGGCTGGAAATGGAAACCACGACCTCATGGGTCTAGATCTGTTGGGatccaacacaaacactgCCACGAAATCTACACAGCCCACACAGCCTTCGAATGCTCTGGATGACTTTTTCGGGGGCTCAAAGCCTGCTGGAATGAAGCCTGCCGCATCTCCTTTGGATGACATCTTTGGTTCCAAGCCAGTAGCGCACCCTGCTCCTAACAAACCCGCACAATCCCCGTTGGACGACTTCTTCAGCTCCACCACTAAGAAGCCTGATCCCCAGCCTGTGAAAAACAGCGGAGCCTCTGGATACTTGGGCACTGCCGATGGACAGAAGTCGGCAACCACTGCAAGTGCAACTGGCAACCAACTAGATGATTTGTTTGGCTCTTCTACGacacccaccaccaacgCTGGCAATAACATGGGTATATTTGGTTCTGGCTCTACTCAACCTGCCCATAAGGGCTCTGACTTTGACATCTTCGATGACCCCAAGGCTAAAGCGATTCCCAAACCTGCTGTCGCAAGTACTGATAACGGCTCGGAGTTCGACATCTTCAACGCGGCACCTACCAAGCAGACTTGGCAGCCGCCTGCTGACCCTCTGAAGGAATCTTCTGCGAGGTTGTCAGGCTTTGAAATATTCGACAAGCCTTCATCCACGCCATCCATCCAAATCGACAGCAGCCAAGCTGAAGACGACGAATGGGGTGACTTCACTGACTCAGTGGCTACCACGAACCGACCCCGGAAGAACTCGTACAACAGTGCTGCTAGAGTATCATCCAACACTCACAACGTTCCTTCTTCCGAGGTGGCCCAGTCCATCTCGCAGTCATCCACGCAGTCTCTGTTCGACACCACTTTTCTGGATTCGGCTATGGACAAGCGACACAAGTCAAAGTCGCCTTCTCGGTCTCCAATTGCTCCTATGAaactggccaagaagcccgtGGCATTCGAGCTTGATATGGGTCCTCTCCAGCCTGgatccaagtacaagcagcaATCGGAAGACAAGCTGGTCAACGACATTGTTAACTCTCTGCCTAACTTGGACTTTATGGCTTTCGTGTAA
- a CDS encoding uncharacterized protein (Compare to YALI0A10310g, similar to uniprot|P51601 Saccharomyces cerevisiae YGR267c FOL2 GTP cyclohydrolase I, similar to Saccharomyces cerevisiae FOL2 (YGR267C); ancestral locus Anc_5.37), which yields MSGFDDDERINAFEKRHDSTNTIRPEVNGRVPAPHQPQPQHPTVNTSLPSTRSSSVSSSRSKLSQYSYLGQQEGTPLNTRVASPYTLNPPIDFDGLSWPSVGARARLEQTEEEAKAREGRIADAVKTILTELGEDPNREGLLETPERYARAMLFFTKGYEDNVKDVIKRAVFEEDHDEMVIVRDIEIFSLCEHHLVPFFGKIHIGYIPNSRVLGLSKLARLAEMFSRRLQVQERLTKQVAMALWEILEPQGVAVVIEASHMCMVSRGVQKSGSSTLTSCMLGRFRDAQKTRDEFLTLIGKR from the coding sequence ATGTCTGGgtttgacgacgacgaacGAATCAATGCATTCGAAAAACGACATGATTCGACCAACACGATTCGACCAGAGGTGAACGGACGAGTTCCCGCACCGCACCAGCCTCAGCCCCAACACCCCACCGTCAACACCTCCCTGCCTTCTACTCGATCTAGCTCCGTTTCATCGTCTCGATCCAAGCTGTCGCAATACTCTTACCTTGGACAACAGGAGGGTACTCCTCTCAACACCCGAGTGGCGAGCCCATACACGCTCAACCCCCCCATAGATTTCGACGGCCTGTCGTGGCCTTCTGTCGGTGCTAGAGCTCGTCTTGAGCAgactgaggaggaggccaaaGCCCGTGAAGGACGTATTGCAGATGCAGTCAAGACGATTTTGACAGAGCTGGGAGAAGACCCAAACCGTGAAGGTCTCTTGGAGACGCCCGAGAGATACGCCCGAGCCATGCTGTTTTTCACAAAGGGCTACGAAGACAACGTCAAGGATGTTATCAAGCGGGCTGTTTTTGAAGAGGATCATGACGAAATGGTCATTGTTCGAGATATCGAAATCTTCTCGTTGTGTGAGCACCATCTTGTGCCCTTTTTCGGCAAGATTCACATTGGCTACATCCCCAACTCGCGAGTTTTGGGTCTCAGTAAGCTTGCCCGTCTCGCAGAGATGTTCTCTCGGCGACTGCAAGTTCAGGAGCGACTCACCAAGCAGGTGGCTATGGCCTTGTGGGAGATTCTGGAGCCCCAGGGAGTGGCAGTGGTGATTGAAGCCTCCCACATGTGTATGGTATCCCGAGGCGTGCAAAAGAGCGGTAGTAGCACGCTCACCAGTTGCATGCTTGGCCGCTTCAGAGACGCCCAGAAGACTCGAGACGAATTTTTGACACTCATTGGAAAAAGATAG
- a CDS encoding uncharacterized protein (Compare to YALI0A10296g, weakly similar to uniprot|O18158 Caenorhabditis elegans UDP-N-acetylglucosamine--peptide N- acetylglucosaminyltransferase (EC 2.4.1.-) (O-GlcNAc) (OGT)), whose protein sequence is MPPSIDIVLKLAQQVHGSTQVSLAVKQAVVTTLELWSRRVIIEIAQRVDIITATEDLHSLGHNPYPLPTFAKLDGVISLSTSDPTPSKILDSFDCVVEEDSQIQPFYSNGDLAARHQNLIATVHSIITDIPRTGTLDESKLRALYTTALEGYLFAGCMAFSMKLFDKSAFLNSVILLFAPNYAEALYNQATTMITAGHKQDAVFWWRMTLRAKPGYWAAAEQLSSVLMAESRPIEAGTTLCTCINATIAQDIAPNTLQSWQKLLSLYHTLGNNHYSHKKVGQAVQVFAQVVMLASLPDHLKLGPDQFSWSKVDAQKFMVNFALGKSTDLATSEIETLTETISNVMLAWYMEERDHVASVPVSTTSALLVSPKKAMRVRFKLYGDMGLPPLLLRLTLLQCPGIGRLTKDRESGYELASSDSDNGRVTVPPSVLPLFQSITITIANALLNLAKILQDGIHSGKTDHAISFNNRSPTLYDILSLYLLSLSLNPSASTANNIGILLNSLSTSMPNRNHVRSLALSYYQYGLSLDPKHPHLYTNLGSLFKEQGRLKPAIDMYLNAVKCDAGFDTALGNLAAAYQDNGQTSLAIQYYKKAVAANPGFAEAICGLANCLSTICSWAGRGKSPQELCGVDDDGMVCFDNTPGWITRLIGVINEQLKDGKIWGHGIVYKSPSLAQDITNATGDLDNDIINKLLPYLSPKCQLGGEGTQIVRAIEEATRLCQLRWYLDPDASSDKFPRPEIPPLLHVPAASTVSPFHTFTLPLDREQVLGIAQLTALRISVSTLRQPWMPRHVFKPPKSPGQNGGVLNVGYVSSDFVDHPLAHLMQSVFGLHDTTKVRPICYATTSSDGSSYRHRIEKQALVRDVSNMSTHQVIETILKDNIHILVNLNGYTKGARNDIFAARPVPVQVSLMGYAGTLGAGWIDYIFSDSISSRERQRDSFSEKLIICQPSFFCCDHRQTAPDCFAVRKSVSRAPVGSGKMYEQGSTLSESLSRFHSKVRKPKSPRSCGTGTVASAHKMEYSNIDIQKYALSQLENSPLVDGYSSDDYLYGKKDEWDDSFSRDLDSKMDKRGSDASIEEEGDSTGTPRLPPFDHELSKRAKLRQQIFPDIPKEAVLLGSFNQLYKITPETLFMWLLILQRQPNAYLWLLQFPPAGESKIREMASKWYQGTDDINKRILFTPVTDKNVFVTRSRVCDLFLDTPECNAHTTAADVIWNGTPILTFPKHDHKMSSRVASSIIAASIPHPPSAEAEAMYRDLVVDSNQKYVNNTLSLISEPQLPTLIKYRQLLYSQRETGRLFDTKQWVKKLEEGLWRAWSDWTEGVYEDIVMG, encoded by the exons ATGCCTCCGAGTATTGATATCGTGCTGAAGCTGGCCCAGCAGGTGCATGGATCGACGCAAGTCTCCCTCGCAGTCAAACAGGCCGTGGTCACGACTCTGGAGTTGTGGAGTCGCAGAGTCATTATTGAGATTGCTCAGAGGGTAGATATCATAACGGCCACCGAAGACCTTCACTCTCTCGGACACAATCCATATCCGCTACCGACTTTTGCCAAGCTGGATGGTGTCATCAGCTTGTCTACAAGTGACCCCACACCCTCCAAGATACTGGACAGTTTCGACTGCGTCGTGGAAGAAGACTCAC AAATCCAGCCCTTCTACTCCAATGGAGATCTAGCAGCTCGACATCAAAACCTCATTGCTACAGTGCACTCTATTATCACAGACATCCCAAGGACAGGAACCTTGGACGAGTCCAAGCTCAGAGCGCTTTACACAACAGCCTTGGAAGGATACCTGTTCGCAGGGTGCATGGCATTCTCAATGAAGCTGTTCGACAAGAGTGCCTTTCTCAACTCTGTTATTCTGCTATTTGCACCCAACTACGCGGAAGCCCTTTACAACCAGGCAACTACAATGATTACAGCCGGGCATAAGCAGGACGCAGTATTTTGGTGGAGAATGACGCTAAGGGCAAAACCAGGGTACTGGGCTGCCGCCGAGCAACTCTCCAGTGTTTTGATGGCGGAATCTCGACCTATAGAAGCTGGTACCACACTATGTACCTGCATCAACGCGACGATCGCACAAGACATCGCCCCCAACACTCTCCAGTCGTGGCAGAAGCTTCTGTCGCTTTACCACACCCTCGGAAACAACCACTACAGTCACAAAAAGGTAGGTCAGGCCGTGCAGGTATTCGCACAGGTCGTAATGCTAGCGTCACTACCAGATCATTTGAAGCTAGGACCTGATCAGTTCTCATGGAGCAAGGTAGATGCTCAGAAATTCATGGTCAACTTTGCACTCGGCAAATCTACTGATCTTGCTACATCCGAAATTGAAACGCTCACGGAAACCATTTCAAACGTCATGCTGGCATGGTACATGGAAGAGCGGGACCATGTAGCAAGCGTTCCGGTTTCAACAACCTCTGCGCTTCTAGTGAgccccaagaaggccatgAGGGTTCGATTCAAGCTGTACGGAGACATGGGTTTGCCCCCTTTGCTGCTCCGCCTAACACTTCTGCAATGTCCAGGGATTGGTAGGCTTACGAAGGACAGAGAATCAGGGTACGAACTAGCTTCGTCAGATTCGGACAATGGCCGTGTGACTgttcctccttctgttcTTCCGTTGTTCCAATCAATCACAATTACCATTGCTAATGCACTGTTGAATCTGGCTAAAATCTTACAGGACGGCATCCACTCGGGAAAAACCGACCACGCAATCTCCTTCAACAACCGCTCCCCAACATTATACGACATTCTTTCCCTGTATTTATTATCGCTATCTCTCAATCCCTCAGCTTCGACCGCTAACAATATTGGAATCTTGCTCAACTCTCTCAGTACATCTATGCCCAACCGAAACCATGTCAGAAGCCTGGCCCTTTCTTACTACCAATATGGCCTCTCCCTCGACCCCAAACACCCCCATCTGTACACAAACTTGGGCTCACTATTCAAAGAGCAAGGAAGACTTAAACCTGCTATCGACATGTACCTCAACGCCGTTAAATGCGACGCTGGTTTTGACACAGCACTCGGTAATCTTGCAGCGGCTTATCAGGACAACGGACAAACCAGTCTTGCCATTCAGTactacaagaaggctgTGGCAGCCAACCCTGGTTTCGCAGAGGCCATATGTGGACTGGCAAATTGTCTCAGCACCATTTGTTCTTGGGCAGGGCGCGGAAAGTCACCTCAGGAACTCTGTGGAGTGGACGACGATGGGATGGTGTGCTTCGATAACACCCCTGGCTGGATCACACGACTCATTGGTGTGATTAacgagcagctcaaggacggaAAGATCTGGGGCCATGGCATTGTCTACAAGAGCCCTTCTCTAGCTCAagacatcaccaacgccaCTGGAGACTTGGACAACGACATAATCAACAAACTACTGCCCTATTTGTCCCCGAAGTGCCAGTTGGGAGGAGAGGGGACCCAGATTGTCAGAGCCATCGAAGAAGCAACCCGACTGTGCCAACTGAGATGGTATCTTGATCCTGATGCTTCTTCTGATAAATTTCCGCGACCCGAGATCCCCCCTTTGCTACACGTTCCTGCAGCCTCAACTGTAAGCCCATTCCACACATTCACGCTACCTCTGGACCGTGAACAGGTGTTGGGCATTGCTCAATTGACTGCTCTGCGGATCTCTGTAAGCACCCTACGCCAGCCCTGGATGCCTCGACATGTTTTCAAACCCCCAAAGAGCCCCGGGCAGAATGGAGGTGTTCTCAACGTTGGATATGTGAGTTCGGACTTCGTCGATCACCCCTTGGCCCATCTCATGCAGTCTGTGTTCGGTCTCCATGACACAACAAAAGTCAGGCCGATTTGTTATGCTACCACTTCGTCGGATGGATCTTCTTACCGTCATAGAATTGAAAAGCAGGCCCTGGTGAGAGACGTTAGCAATATGTCCACTCATCAGGTTATTGAGACTATTCTTAAGGACAATATCCATATCTTGGTAAACTTGAATGGGTACACAAAAGGAGCCAGAAATGATATCTTTGCGGCTAGACCTGTCCCTGTTCAAGTCAGCCTGATGGGATATGCTGGTACTTTGGGAGCAGGATGGATAGATTATATCTTTTCAGACAGTATTTCAAGTAGGGAGAGACAGCGAGACTCTTTCAGCGAGAAACTGATCATTTGCCAgcccagcttcttctgttGTGACCATCGACAGACAGCCCCAGATTGCTTTGCAGTGAGAAAGAGCGTGTCTCGAGCTCCTGTTGGAAGCGGAAAGATGTATGAACAGGGTTCTACTCTCTCTGAAAGCCTTTCTCGTTTTCACAGCAAGGTGCGTAAGCCCAAGTCACCTCGGTCTTGtggtactggtactgtTGCATCTGCCCACAAAATGGAATATAGCAACATTGATATCCAGAAGTACGCTCTTTCTCAGCTGGAGAACTCCCCTTTGGTTGATGGTTACTCCAGCGACGACTATTTGTATGGCAAAAAAGACGAATGGGATGATTCCTTCTCTAGAGACTTGGACTCGAAAATGGATAAGAGGGGCAGCGATGCAAGcattgaggaggaaggagaCTCCACTGGCACGCCTCGTCTGCCTCCATTTGACCACGAACTTTCCAAGAGAGCCAAGTTGAGACAACAGATCTTCCCCGATATTCCGAAGGAGGCTGTTTTACTTGGAAGTTTCAACCAGCTGTACAAGATCACACCCGAGACACTCTTCATGTGGCTTCTGATTCTACAGCGACAGCCCAATGCATACCTATGGCTGCTCCAGTTTCCTCCCGCTGGAGAGAGTAAGATCCGGGAGATGGCCTCGAAGTGGTATCAAGGGACTGACGATATCAACAAGCGAATTTTGTTCACGCCCGTCACTGATAAAAATGTTTTCGTCACGCGATCAAGAGTTTGCGACCTGTTCTTAGACACCCCTGAGTGCAATGCCCATACGACAGCTGCAGATGTGATTTGGAATGGAACCCCAATTCTGACATTTCCTAAGCATGATCACAAAATGTCGTCACGGGTAGCTTCTAGCATTATTGCCGCCAGCAttcctcatcctccttcGGCAGAAGCTGAAGCTATGTACCGCGATCTTGTGGTTGACTCCAATCAGAAGTATGTCAACAACACTCTAAGTCTGATCTCGGAACCTCAATTGCCTACCTTGATCAAATACAGACAATTATTGTATAGTCAGCGAGAAACTGGACGATTATTTGACACGAAACAGTGGGTGAAGAAGCTCGAAGAAGGATTGTGGAGAGCCTGGTCTGACTGGACAGAGGGTGTCTACGAGGACATTGTTATGGGCTAg